The DNA sequence GATTTCTTTGAATGACTATCTGTTTTCTGGAAATACGGTGCTGAAAATTTTGCATCAATATTCAAATGATCTCAGAAACAGCGCTAAGGAAACGCATAATAGCATTGATCTTGCGCATTCGAATTTTTTAATTCAGATTATTGAATTGCTAGAACACAATGACTTCTTGACTTCGCAATCTCAACGAATAAAAGAATTCTACAAGTACATGACGAGGGAATATCCCTTCTTGGCATTTACGTTCAAAGGACGCATCAAGTCCTTGATTCGTGCTGAAGAAAAATTCAACGGATATATCCTTGAATATGTTTACGACTATTACAAGAAAAATGGGGTGTTTCCGTCTGAAGCCGAAATTAAAAGTCAGCTAAATTTTCGTGACCTGATTGCTTATCGAATCGTCATTTCGATGCCTGCTTGCCACATCAAGAAGGGCGAAGACCGCACTGAAGTAGAACGGAAATACCTCTACGAAATTGCGAATGTAATGCCAGAATTTTTGGAAGAGCGTGGATTTACGCCAGAAATTTCAAGGCATAAGGATGGCGGTCATTGCGACTTGCTAAAAGATGCTGTCCAGCCGTATTACCATGATTCGGTGGCGACTCCGCGAAGCTCCGGTTACCAATCGTTGCACATAACGATGTATGATAATCTTGCGCGTTGCTATACGGAAGTGCAACTTAGAACAAAGGATATGGATGACTTTGCTGAAATTGGTGAAGCGAATCACTTCGGTTATGAAAAAACGCAAGAAACGCGTCGTTCCAAGCATGACCAAATTCC is a window from the Fibrobacter sp. UWB4 genome containing:
- a CDS encoding guanosine polyphosphate pyrophosphohydrolase — encoded protein: MISLNDYLFSGNTVLKILHQYSNDLRNSAKETHNSIDLAHSNFLIQIIELLEHNDFLTSQSQRIKEFYKYMTREYPFLAFTFKGRIKSLIRAEEKFNGYILEYVYDYYKKNGVFPSEAEIKSQLNFRDLIAYRIVISMPACHIKKGEDRTEVERKYLYEIANVMPEFLEERGFTPEISRHKDGGHCDLLKDAVQPYYHDSVATPRSSGYQSLHITMYDNLARCYTEVQLRTKDMDDFAEIGEANHFGYEKTQETRRSKHDQIPSGECVYFDDAYERLTKLQELELSKLDVNMFKAINNQLINDGCGLFRGRQILPFEHLSRFQNDLID